Proteins found in one Candidatus Zixiibacteriota bacterium genomic segment:
- a CDS encoding PilZ domain-containing protein, which produces MDVRSKTERGEWSVQLEEARSVQSKQRRRYVRLDITSPIDIKLLVPASEENETAGMIPFRGEVINVSAGGMLIESTDAMPEDEYIVLEFELNATAKLTGIVGKIKRCDTEDESRHYIGIEFCTKEDIDRNCPAEYQQLLKEQCTSFDEKVRELINKHVFRLKTAGGVTGKVK; this is translated from the coding sequence ATGGATGTGAGATCAAAAACAGAGCGCGGCGAGTGGTCCGTCCAGTTAGAAGAGGCGCGAAGTGTACAATCGAAACAGAGACGGCGCTATGTCAGACTTGATATTACGTCGCCCATCGACATTAAGCTTCTCGTCCCTGCATCAGAAGAGAACGAAACAGCCGGAATGATCCCGTTCCGTGGTGAAGTGATTAACGTCTCCGCTGGCGGGATGCTTATCGAATCTACTGATGCGATGCCTGAGGACGAATATATTGTACTCGAATTCGAGTTGAATGCTACAGCGAAGCTGACTGGGATAGTCGGAAAGATTAAACGCTGCGACACAGAGGATGAATCGAGACATTATATCGGTATCGAGTTCTGTACGAAAGAGGATATCGATCGGAACTGTCCTGCAGAGTATCAGCAGTTACTCAAGGAGCAGTGCACGAGCTTTGACGAGAAAGTGCGCGAATTGATTAATAAGCATGTATTTAGGTTGAAGACTGCCGGAGGCGTGACGGGGAAGGTCAAATGA